The following are encoded in a window of Thermodesulfobacterium geofontis OPF15 genomic DNA:
- the gyrB gene encoding DNA topoisomerase (ATP-hydrolyzing) subunit B, whose translation MKILSKKEKESQKNMDFTQNYEASSIKVLSGLEGVRARPAMYIGSTDISGFHHLLWEVLDNAVDEALAGYATEIIVTLHKDGSASCEDNGRGIPTDIHPEEGISALELVMTRLHAGAKFDHGVYKVSGGLHGVGVSVVNALSEWLIAEVYRDGKIFRQTYKRGIPDGPIQVVGETKKRGTLVRFKPDPEIFGNLEFDLEIVQKRIKELSYLNPEIKFYLIDERIGFFEKYHYKGGIVELVKALNAKKNPIHSKVIYISGEKENVKVEVAIQYNSSYTETLYSYVNNIHTKEGGTHVIGFRSALTKAINRYISDEKIPKQFKIKVEGEDVKDGLCAVISLKVPDPQFEGQTKMKLGNSEIKPIVESIVYEGLIKFLEENPSEAKKIIQKITIAAKAREASKKARELIRKKSEIEEFLVAGKLADCSEKDPEKRELFIVEGDSAGGSAKQARDRRFQAILPLRGKILNVEKANIEKMLSSEEIKSIIAALGAGIGPDNFNPEKCRYHKIIIMTDADIDGAHIRTLLLTFFYRQMPELIEKGWLFIAQPPLYRVVEGKKETYLKDDEELDKYILKRISEGVKAYFIKDSLKEKIEIKDFRNLFLTCAKLDRILLNLFKKNYPPQVILLLLKAGLNNLSFFEDLSKMESLAKDCQNLGFKISKIKPSDYNPKYYEFFIYSEKESFISTRIGPELILEKDYREAFKIFENLRPYVFYKLQIVYKDSIKVWENWIFYIGEFLQYLREEGRKGLFIQRYKGLGEMNSKQLWETTMDPKNRVLKKVSIYDAEKADELFSILMGEDVEPRKEFIYQHALEYRELDI comes from the coding sequence ATGAAGATTCTCAGTAAAAAAGAAAAGGAATCTCAAAAAAATATGGATTTTACCCAAAATTACGAAGCAAGTAGCATCAAGGTCCTCTCTGGTTTAGAGGGAGTCAGAGCTCGTCCTGCAATGTATATAGGATCAACAGATATCTCGGGTTTTCATCATCTTTTATGGGAAGTTCTTGATAATGCGGTTGATGAAGCTTTAGCTGGATATGCTACAGAAATAATTGTAACTCTTCATAAAGATGGATCTGCAAGTTGTGAAGATAATGGTAGGGGGATTCCAACAGATATACATCCTGAAGAAGGTATTTCAGCACTTGAGCTTGTAATGACAAGACTTCATGCTGGTGCTAAGTTTGATCACGGTGTGTATAAAGTTTCTGGAGGTCTTCACGGAGTAGGTGTTTCTGTAGTTAATGCCCTTTCAGAATGGTTAATTGCTGAAGTTTATAGAGATGGAAAAATTTTTAGACAAACTTATAAAAGAGGAATCCCCGACGGTCCGATACAAGTTGTAGGTGAAACTAAGAAAAGGGGAACCTTGGTAAGATTTAAACCTGATCCGGAAATTTTTGGGAACTTAGAATTTGATTTAGAAATAGTTCAAAAAAGAATAAAAGAATTATCTTATTTAAATCCAGAAATCAAATTTTATTTAATTGATGAAAGAATCGGATTTTTTGAGAAATATCATTACAAAGGCGGTATTGTTGAGTTAGTAAAAGCTCTAAATGCTAAAAAAAATCCTATTCATTCAAAGGTTATTTATATTTCAGGAGAAAAAGAAAATGTTAAAGTAGAAGTAGCTATTCAATATAATTCAAGTTATACAGAAACTTTATACAGTTATGTAAATAATATTCATACCAAGGAAGGAGGAACCCACGTTATTGGTTTTAGAAGTGCATTAACAAAAGCTATAAACAGATATATTTCCGATGAAAAAATTCCTAAACAATTTAAGATCAAAGTGGAAGGTGAAGATGTAAAAGATGGACTTTGTGCTGTTATATCTCTAAAAGTGCCTGATCCTCAATTTGAAGGTCAAACAAAAATGAAGCTCGGAAATAGCGAAATTAAACCTATTGTTGAATCTATTGTATATGAAGGTTTAATAAAATTTTTAGAAGAAAACCCAAGTGAAGCTAAAAAAATTATTCAAAAAATAACTATTGCTGCTAAAGCAAGAGAAGCTTCCAAAAAAGCAAGAGAACTTATAAGAAAAAAGAGTGAAATAGAAGAATTTTTAGTAGCTGGAAAGCTTGCAGATTGTTCTGAAAAAGATCCTGAAAAAAGAGAACTTTTTATAGTAGAAGGAGATTCTGCAGGAGGCTCAGCTAAACAAGCAAGGGATCGTAGATTTCAAGCTATTCTTCCTTTAAGAGGAAAAATCTTAAATGTAGAAAAGGCAAATATAGAAAAAATGCTTTCCTCAGAAGAGATAAAAAGTATAATTGCAGCTTTGGGAGCTGGCATAGGACCTGATAATTTTAATCCTGAAAAATGTAGATATCATAAAATTATAATTATGACTGATGCTGATATAGATGGAGCACACATTAGAACTCTTCTTCTTACTTTTTTCTATCGACAAATGCCTGAATTAATAGAAAAAGGCTGGCTTTTCATAGCTCAACCTCCTCTTTATCGAGTCGTAGAGGGAAAAAAAGAAACCTATTTAAAAGATGATGAAGAATTGGACAAGTATATTTTAAAAAGAATTTCAGAAGGAGTAAAAGCCTATTTTATAAAAGACTCTCTTAAAGAAAAAATAGAAATTAAAGACTTTCGCAACCTCTTCTTAACCTGTGCAAAACTTGATAGAATATTGTTAAATCTCTTCAAAAAAAATTATCCTCCTCAAGTTATCTTACTACTTTTGAAAGCAGGACTAAACAATCTTTCTTTCTTTGAAGACCTTTCTAAAATGGAATCCTTAGCTAAGGATTGTCAAAATTTAGGTTTCAAAATCTCTAAAATAAAACCAAGTGATTATAATCCTAAATACTATGAATTTTTTATATATTCAGAAAAGGAAAGCTTTATTTCAACTCGTATAGGCCCTGAACTTATTTTAGAAAAAGATTATAGAGAAGCCTTTAAAATTTTTGAAAACTTAAGACCTTATGTTTTTTATAAATTACAAATTGTTTATAAAGATTCAATTAAGGTATGGGAAAATTGGATCTTTTATATAGGGGAATTTTTACAATATTTAAGAGAGGAAGGAAGAAAGGGGCTTTTTATTCAAAGATATAAAGGTCTTGGAGAAATGAATTCTAAACAATTGTGGGAAACTACTATGGATCCAAAAAACAGAGTTCTTAAAAAGGTAAGTATTTATGATGCAGAAAAAGCTGATGAACTCTTTTCTATTCTTATGGGTGAAGATGTAGAACCTCGTAAAGAATTTATTTATCAACATGCCTTAGAATATAGAGAACTTGATATTTAA
- the hpt gene encoding hypoxanthine phosphoribosyltransferase yields MNSKLLKKNLKLVLSKKEISQKIKELAKKIEKDYKDEPLIFIGTLKGAFIFLADLVRNIKNPNVEIDFVRVRSYGFSDTSSGKVEITKDIEVSLEGKNVILVEDIVDTGITLEFLYNYIKTLNPKSLKICVLIDKKERRKVRIPIDYVGFEIEKGFLVGYGLDFAEKYRHLPHIKEVIKNE; encoded by the coding sequence ATGAATTCAAAATTACTTAAAAAAAATTTAAAATTAGTTTTATCTAAAAAAGAAATCTCTCAAAAAATTAAAGAATTAGCTAAAAAAATTGAAAAAGATTATAAGGATGAGCCTTTAATATTTATTGGAACCCTTAAAGGAGCTTTTATTTTTTTAGCTGATCTAGTGAGAAATATTAAAAATCCCAATGTGGAAATCGATTTTGTAAGGGTTAGAAGTTATGGATTTTCGGATACATCTTCTGGTAAAGTAGAAATTACAAAAGATATTGAAGTTTCCTTAGAAGGTAAAAATGTTATCTTAGTAGAAGATATAGTTGATACAGGTATTACTTTAGAATTTCTTTATAATTACATAAAAACCCTTAATCCTAAGAGTTTAAAAATTTGCGTTTTAATTGATAAAAAAGAAAGAAGAAAAGTAAGGATTCCTATAGATTATGTAGGTTTCGAAATAGAAAAAGGTTTTTTAGTAGGTTATGGACTTGATTTTGCTGAAAAATATAGGCATTTACCTCACATAAAAGAGGTTATAAAAAATGAGTAA
- the nrfD gene encoding NrfD/PsrC family molybdoenzyme membrane anchor subunit encodes MERNNTSWFREKILMGRTFGEFIKDNITIGNMIALIILIFGIYAMVYRLIYGLGPATNLSDEYPWGFWIGFDILVGIALAAPGLTVGTAIHLFGLKEYHHFAKPVALSSLLGYVFAIFALLFDLGRYYNLYNLLIWSWGFSSVLFLVGWHFFLYTIICLIEFAPVVFEWLDLKRARDFFAKLVIWATIFGVIIAGGHQSALGGLYLVVPYKLHPLWYSALLPPFFLISAIFGGISIVIIEGTITHKAFKHQIKDFDEEDFNKKLIGLGKAAACALYIYLILKLLDFAHYEKWHYLKGFYGFWYAVELIAFVFIPALMFTSAVRNRIVWLVKLGAVLTAFGVIVNRLNVCLIAYKWYVPFSQKYYPAWTEIALSAGVVTLLVLTYRFVLNRMPVLYEHPKYKSEH; translated from the coding sequence ATGGAAAGAAATAATACCTCTTGGTTTAGAGAAAAAATTCTTATGGGAAGAACATTTGGAGAATTCATAAAAGATAATATCACTATTGGAAATATGATTGCCCTTATAATTTTAATTTTCGGAATTTATGCTATGGTATATAGACTTATTTATGGATTAGGTCCTGCTACAAATCTTTCAGATGAATACCCCTGGGGTTTTTGGATTGGTTTTGATATTTTAGTAGGTATTGCTCTTGCAGCACCTGGGCTTACAGTGGGGACTGCAATTCATTTATTTGGTCTTAAAGAATACCACCATTTTGCAAAACCTGTAGCTTTATCAAGTCTTCTTGGATATGTTTTTGCTATTTTTGCACTTTTATTTGATTTGGGAAGATATTACAATTTATATAATTTATTAATATGGTCTTGGGGCTTTTCTTCTGTTCTATTCTTAGTAGGTTGGCATTTCTTCCTTTATACAATTATTTGTCTTATAGAATTTGCTCCGGTAGTATTTGAATGGTTAGATTTAAAAAGAGCTCGTGATTTCTTTGCTAAACTTGTTATTTGGGCAACTATTTTTGGAGTGATTATTGCTGGAGGACATCAGTCAGCTCTTGGTGGTTTATATTTAGTGGTTCCTTATAAACTTCATCCTTTATGGTATTCAGCATTATTACCTCCTTTTTTTCTTATTTCAGCAATCTTTGGAGGAATTTCAATTGTTATTATTGAAGGAACTATTACTCATAAAGCTTTTAAGCATCAAATAAAAGACTTTGATGAAGAAGATTTTAACAAAAAGCTTATTGGATTAGGAAAAGCTGCAGCCTGTGCCCTTTATATTTATTTAATTTTAAAACTTCTTGATTTTGCCCACTATGAAAAGTGGCATTATCTAAAAGGATTTTATGGATTTTGGTATGCAGTTGAATTAATTGCCTTTGTTTTTATTCCAGCACTTATGTTTACTTCTGCTGTTAGAAATAGAATTGTTTGGCTTGTAAAATTAGGAGCAGTGTTAACTGCTTTTGGAGTAATAGTAAATCGTTTAAATGTGTGTTTAATAGCTTATAAATGGTATGTACCTTTCTCTCAAAAATATTATCCAGCTTGGACTGAGATAGCTCTTAGTGCAGGTGTAGTTACTTTATTAGTTTTGACCTATCGTTTTGTGTTAAATCGTATGCCTGTACTTTATGAACATCCTAAGTATAAATCTGAGCATTAA
- a CDS encoding 4Fe-4S dicluster domain-containing protein produces the protein MKLNRREFLKGLGALAGTLIITKPSISQAYSKGDAPSIYATGNKANEKVWKIYEERKKKHLPPPEEPYAVLVDISKCIGCRRCEWACNEWNQNPNRPLKEFEASVHQKPSVFDKIRRPHAGNFTVVNRFYTKDGTPLYVKRQCMHCVHPGCYSACLVEAYRKTPEGPVIYNKSVCVGCRYCMVACPFDIPAYEYYDPITPQITKCTMCYDRIVEGKVPACVEICTAGALTFGKRSEIIKIAWERIHNNPGKYVPHVYGEKEVGGTSWLYISPVPFEEIGFPKLEETPIPEYSERFLFMVKLFEVVGAWPLVFGAYYQISKSRKKKQSINEEKGEGHGKK, from the coding sequence ATGAAGTTAAATAGAAGGGAATTTTTAAAAGGATTGGGAGCTTTAGCTGGGACATTAATAATTACTAAACCCTCAATTTCTCAGGCATACAGTAAAGGAGATGCACCATCTATTTATGCTACCGGGAATAAAGCTAATGAAAAAGTTTGGAAAATTTATGAGGAAAGAAAGAAAAAGCATTTGCCCCCTCCAGAAGAACCTTATGCAGTTTTAGTAGATATTTCTAAGTGTATTGGATGCAGAAGATGTGAATGGGCATGTAATGAATGGAACCAAAATCCTAATAGACCATTAAAGGAGTTTGAGGCTTCTGTTCATCAAAAGCCTTCAGTTTTTGATAAAATAAGAAGACCTCATGCTGGGAATTTTACTGTAGTAAATAGATTTTATACCAAAGATGGAACACCTCTTTATGTAAAAAGACAGTGTATGCATTGTGTACATCCTGGCTGTTATTCTGCCTGTTTAGTTGAAGCCTACAGAAAAACCCCTGAAGGTCCTGTTATTTATAATAAAAGTGTATGTGTTGGATGTAGATATTGTATGGTAGCTTGTCCTTTTGATATCCCTGCCTATGAATATTATGATCCAATTACTCCACAAATTACAAAATGCACCATGTGTTATGATAGAATAGTTGAAGGTAAAGTCCCTGCTTGTGTAGAGATTTGTACTGCAGGAGCTTTAACTTTTGGTAAAAGAAGTGAAATTATTAAAATAGCTTGGGAAAGGATTCATAATAATCCCGGTAAATATGTTCCTCATGTATATGGAGAAAAAGAAGTAGGTGGGACAAGTTGGCTTTATATATCGCCAGTTCCTTTTGAAGAAATAGGATTTCCAAAACTTGAAGAAACTCCTATACCAGAATATAGTGAGAGATTTTTATTTATGGTAAAACTTTTTGAAGTGGTAGGAGCTTGGCCTTTAGTTTTTGGAGCCTATTATCAAATTTCAAAATCCCGCAAGAAAAAACAATCCATAAATGAGGAAAAAGGAGAGGGCCATGGAAAGAAATAA
- the hmcA gene encoding sulfate respiration complex hexadecaheme cytochrome HmcA encodes MRKETLFLILLGALIYLILIVYGIKQVYTAPAIPPSKEIIITKPEDKIVIAHTEIFGSLERPPVIFDHKKHVEAIKKEGKKEWETCSVCHREKKEELTRIKKEDEIIKEKKTEERDVLVFEFPKKIVKLDKEAYKKAYHDECIGCHKEKLKEKKKAGPLTCGDCHVKEKEFVKIKYPLVEFDPKFHYDHETKLKERTGEKDCGLCHHTYDLKEKKLVYQNGTEESCYYCHDLSKKKRGSELSQIVKVTTEKRLSYQKTAHERCLSCHIKINKEMEVSKKEGEKAPPLECGKCHTGKYRTIADLEKVPRPDRGQKETYFINIENAKMKGVGFNHKNHEYYHKTCRVCHHERLRACKDCHKLEGIPEGAWVNLVDAYHAPFSEHSCAGCHNKKKLEKDCAGCHKFIPLIDIKAKEPNKEVCDRCHTGKKEVTLPPSLSTAGLDPQVVKKEIKIKVLEKEFEPADFPHRKIIDKLVDISNNNKLARYFHNDLKVLCEGCHHQRKSSAEAKKDIPPSCQNCHPKYFNPVNPNKLKLQSAYHVQCIGCHDNMRLEKPTHRCTDCHKEKSPRPLPTDVLGIKR; translated from the coding sequence ATGAGAAAAGAAACACTATTTTTAATACTTTTGGGAGCTTTAATTTATTTAATCCTTATTGTCTATGGAATAAAACAGGTTTATACTGCACCGGCTATTCCACCTTCTAAGGAAATAATAATTACTAAGCCGGAGGATAAAATTGTTATTGCTCATACAGAAATATTTGGCTCCTTAGAAAGACCCCCGGTTATTTTTGATCATAAAAAGCATGTAGAGGCCATTAAAAAAGAAGGAAAGAAAGAGTGGGAAACATGTAGTGTTTGTCACAGAGAGAAAAAAGAAGAGTTAACTAGGATAAAAAAAGAAGATGAAATAATAAAAGAAAAGAAAACAGAAGAAAGAGATGTTTTAGTTTTTGAATTTCCCAAGAAAATAGTTAAGTTAGACAAAGAAGCTTATAAGAAAGCCTATCATGATGAATGTATAGGTTGTCATAAAGAAAAGTTAAAAGAGAAGAAAAAAGCAGGTCCTCTTACTTGTGGAGATTGTCATGTAAAGGAAAAGGAATTTGTTAAAATAAAGTATCCATTGGTTGAGTTTGATCCTAAATTTCATTATGACCATGAAACAAAGCTTAAAGAAAGAACAGGAGAAAAAGACTGTGGTCTTTGTCACCATACCTATGATTTAAAAGAAAAAAAATTAGTTTATCAAAATGGAACAGAGGAATCTTGTTATTATTGTCATGACCTAAGTAAGAAAAAGAGAGGATCAGAACTTTCTCAAATAGTTAAAGTTACTACAGAAAAGAGACTTTCTTATCAAAAAACTGCTCATGAAAGATGTTTGAGCTGTCATATAAAAATTAATAAAGAAATGGAAGTTAGCAAAAAGGAAGGAGAAAAAGCTCCTCCACTTGAGTGTGGAAAATGCCATACAGGAAAATATAGAACTATAGCTGATCTTGAGAAAGTTCCGCGTCCGGATAGAGGACAAAAGGAAACCTATTTTATAAACATAGAAAATGCCAAAATGAAAGGTGTTGGTTTTAATCATAAAAATCATGAATATTATCATAAAACCTGCAGAGTTTGTCATCATGAAAGATTAAGAGCCTGTAAAGATTGTCATAAATTAGAAGGGATTCCTGAGGGAGCTTGGGTAAATTTAGTAGATGCCTATCATGCTCCTTTTTCAGAACATAGTTGTGCAGGATGTCATAATAAAAAGAAACTGGAAAAAGATTGTGCAGGATGTCACAAATTTATTCCTCTAATAGATATTAAAGCTAAGGAACCTAATAAAGAAGTATGTGATAGATGTCATACAGGTAAAAAAGAAGTTACTTTACCTCCGTCACTTTCAACAGCTGGGCTTGATCCTCAAGTAGTTAAAAAGGAAATTAAAATAAAGGTATTAGAAAAAGAATTTGAACCTGCAGATTTTCCACATCGCAAAATTATAGATAAATTAGTAGATATTTCCAATAATAATAAATTGGCAAGGTATTTTCATAATGATTTAAAAGTTCTTTGTGAGGGATGTCATCATCAAAGAAAATCTTCTGCTGAAGCTAAAAAAGATATACCTCCATCCTGTCAGAATTGTCATCCTAAGTATTTTAACCCTGTTAATCCTAATAAGTTAAAATTACAATCTGCATACCATGTGCAGTGTATTGGTTGTCATGACAATATGAGACTTGAGAAACCTACTCATAGATGTACCGATTGCCATAAAGAAAAGAGTCCAAGACCTTTACCAACAGATGTGCTTGGAATAAAAAGATAA
- a CDS encoding (Fe-S)-binding protein, protein MAIKPEVSEEKEVYVSSHFPEYVRPKIEDPGLDETIKRITPEKIEKAYQAVFGKETARIKAIVETCIHCGLCAEACQWYLSNDRDPTYAPVSKVKMTVWELMKRKGKVEPSLVYDIARIAFTECNICHRCSLYCPFGLDITFIIGLVRRFCFLLGVVPQRMFEMNQAFMATLNQVWMSQSDYIDTLFWREEEGMYELKNLRIPMDLEGVEVIWYPLAAEPKAGVYHIDRIAKIFQVAGVKWTMVTMNDSWDSSNMPMFIRDFFTMQRIVRGLYDNAARLRAKKLILTEUGHPRFATSYVAPPMLGYKETPFEAMHPGEFYYELLVSGRIKIDPAKRIKEPVTLQDPCNVIRRAGAAEKFRYIVEQCCEDFREMYPNREHNFCCNAGGGLAVLAQWISHKARGNRIKAEQIMATGAKIVITPCHNCNVGIKDIINYYKLPVKTMFFDELIVNTMYIPEEMLPEEG, encoded by the coding sequence ATGGCAATTAAGCCGGAAGTTTCAGAAGAAAAAGAAGTATATGTAAGTTCTCATTTTCCTGAATATGTAAGACCTAAAATTGAGGATCCTGGTCTTGATGAGACAATAAAAAGAATAACACCAGAAAAAATAGAAAAAGCTTATCAAGCAGTTTTTGGGAAAGAAACTGCAAGAATTAAAGCTATTGTAGAAACATGTATACATTGTGGACTTTGTGCCGAAGCATGCCAGTGGTATTTATCAAATGATAGGGATCCAACCTATGCACCTGTTTCAAAAGTAAAAATGACTGTTTGGGAATTGATGAAAAGAAAAGGGAAAGTAGAACCAAGTTTAGTGTATGATATTGCAAGAATAGCATTTACTGAATGTAATATATGTCATCGTTGTAGTTTATATTGTCCCTTTGGTTTAGATATTACCTTTATTATTGGATTAGTAAGAAGATTTTGTTTCCTTTTAGGGGTTGTTCCTCAAAGAATGTTTGAGATGAATCAAGCTTTTATGGCTACATTGAATCAGGTATGGATGTCCCAAAGTGATTATATTGATACGCTATTTTGGAGAGAAGAAGAGGGCATGTATGAATTAAAGAATTTAAGAATTCCTATGGATTTAGAAGGAGTTGAAGTTATATGGTATCCCCTTGCTGCTGAACCAAAGGCAGGAGTTTATCATATAGACCGTATTGCTAAAATATTTCAGGTAGCTGGTGTGAAGTGGACAATGGTTACTATGAATGATTCTTGGGATAGTAGTAATATGCCCATGTTTATTCGTGACTTCTTTACTATGCAAAGAATTGTAAGGGGGCTTTATGATAATGCAGCACGACTGCGGGCTAAAAAATTAATTTTAACTGAGTGAGGGCACCCGAGATTTGCCACAAGTTATGTGGCACCACCTATGTTAGGATATAAAGAAACACCTTTTGAAGCTATGCATCCAGGTGAATTTTACTATGAACTTTTAGTTAGTGGAAGAATTAAGATAGATCCTGCAAAAAGAATAAAAGAACCTGTAACTTTACAGGATCCTTGTAATGTTATAAGAAGGGCAGGTGCAGCAGAAAAGTTTAGATATATTGTAGAGCAATGTTGCGAAGATTTTAGAGAAATGTATCCAAATAGGGAGCATAATTTCTGTTGCAATGCAGGGGGAGGTCTTGCTGTATTAGCTCAGTGGATTTCTCATAAGGCAAGAGGAAATAGAATAAAAGCTGAACAAATTATGGCAACAGGAGCAAAAATAGTAATTACACCCTGTCATAATTGTAACGTAGGGATAAAAGATATAATAAATTATTACAAATTACCTGTAAAAACCATGTTTTTTGATGAACTTATAGTTAATACTATGTATATTCCTGAAGAAATGTTACCTGAAGAAGGATAA
- the tmcC gene encoding TmcC family electron transfer complex membrane anchor subunit, producing the protein MGFLESVALYSFLRGPMVWITFIVFIVGSIYRIYTLINLAKKEKVVLPFINLKAAIKSYFHWLIPFGSRSWRLRPYFTLFTFVFHTGIVFIPIFLYAHNALWYESWKISWWTLPETVADVWSIFVIIGCLFFIGRRIFDPTVRFVTTYSDFIFVFICLFTFLTGFLAHYQWLLPYRAMLNLHILFGEIMLIAIPFTRLTHMYYFFFTRAWMASQAASWKTKDW; encoded by the coding sequence ATGGGGTTTTTAGAAAGTGTAGCTCTTTACAGTTTTTTAAGAGGTCCAATGGTATGGATAACTTTTATAGTTTTTATAGTTGGAAGTATTTATAGAATTTACACCTTAATAAATTTAGCTAAGAAAGAGAAAGTTGTGTTACCTTTTATTAATCTTAAAGCAGCTATTAAATCTTATTTTCATTGGTTAATTCCTTTTGGTTCAAGAAGCTGGAGGCTTAGACCTTACTTTACCCTTTTTACTTTTGTTTTCCATACAGGTATAGTTTTTATTCCTATTTTTCTTTATGCCCATAATGCTTTATGGTATGAATCTTGGAAAATTTCTTGGTGGACTTTACCAGAGACTGTAGCAGATGTTTGGTCAATTTTTGTAATTATTGGGTGTTTGTTTTTTATTGGAAGAAGAATATTTGATCCTACAGTTAGATTTGTTACTACCTATTCTGATTTTATCTTTGTATTTATATGTCTTTTTACTTTCTTAACGGGTTTTTTAGCTCATTATCAATGGCTATTACCTTATAGGGCTATGTTAAATCTTCATATTCTATTTGGGGAGATAATGCTTATAGCTATTCCATTTACAAGACTTACCCATATGTATTACTTCTTCTTTACAAGGGCTTGGATGGCTTCTCAAGCAGCAAGTTGGAAAACAAAGGATTGGTAA
- the tmcD gene encoding electron transfer complex subunit TmcD, which yields MREGWDWETKNKVIANINEWKEKFIDIRELTPSPDGEKIAGIVQPETRKFTLCINGETWEELFDRMYSLKFNLDNEPICLGYADYQWNLIIGEKGETRWENTFDMAWNLTLSPDTKSIAINFRTPEMTQGVCLNDQPWENLFVEVRDVIMSPDGQRTASRVQINPRRELDIFWFYEKNYTIAVDGIPWDNSFMSIYGGVFSDDGNHVAVCVMTDLSKYTIAVDGKTWNKEFGGCWEPIFVPKSSDVIAPVQTQEGWTLAKNGDPIWPYFLQVWKQKFSPDGKKIAAVVALASGEWTVAIDGNPWKITFNQMVLDPHFSPDSKKVAAVVKHNNKWTIAVDGYPWETWFDNVWDPIFSPTGDKIAVRAEKDGKYFIVVDGKVSKEAYEWLWDPVFSPDGSKILVRCIKDGKYCRKVFSVNEI from the coding sequence ATGAGAGAAGGTTGGGATTGGGAGACTAAGAATAAAGTAATTGCAAATATAAATGAGTGGAAGGAAAAATTTATTGATATAAGAGAACTTACTCCTTCTCCTGATGGAGAAAAAATTGCAGGAATTGTTCAACCTGAAACTCGTAAATTTACCTTATGTATAAATGGAGAGACCTGGGAAGAACTTTTTGATAGGATGTATTCTCTTAAGTTTAATTTAGATAATGAGCCTATTTGTCTTGGTTATGCAGATTATCAGTGGAATTTAATAATAGGAGAGAAAGGTGAAACTCGTTGGGAAAATACTTTTGATATGGCATGGAATCTAACTTTAAGTCCTGACACCAAAAGTATAGCCATTAATTTTAGAACTCCAGAAATGACCCAAGGAGTTTGTCTTAATGATCAACCTTGGGAAAATCTTTTTGTTGAAGTAAGAGACGTAATAATGAGCCCTGATGGTCAAAGAACAGCTTCTCGTGTGCAGATAAATCCAAGAAGAGAATTAGATATTTTTTGGTTTTATGAAAAAAATTATACTATTGCAGTTGATGGTATACCCTGGGATAATTCATTTATGAGTATTTATGGTGGTGTATTTAGCGATGATGGGAATCATGTAGCAGTTTGTGTAATGACTGATCTTTCTAAATATACTATAGCAGTTGACGGTAAAACTTGGAATAAAGAATTCGGGGGTTGTTGGGAGCCTATTTTTGTACCTAAGAGTTCTGATGTAATTGCACCTGTTCAAACACAAGAAGGATGGACTTTGGCTAAAAATGGAGATCCTATATGGCCTTACTTTTTGCAAGTTTGGAAACAAAAATTTAGTCCTGATGGTAAAAAAATAGCAGCAGTTGTAGCTTTAGCTTCGGGAGAATGGACTGTAGCTATAGATGGGAATCCTTGGAAGATTACTTTTAATCAGATGGTTTTAGATCCTCATTTTAGTCCAGATAGTAAAAAGGTAGCTGCTGTAGTAAAACATAATAATAAATGGACCATAGCAGTTGACGGATATCCTTGGGAAACTTGGTTTGATAATGTATGGGATCCGATATTTTCTCCAACAGGGGATAAGATAGCTGTTAGAGCAGAAAAAGACGGAAAATATTTTATTGTAGTTGATGGAAAAGTTAGTAAAGAAGCCTATGAATGGTTATGGGACCCTGTTTTTAGTCCGGATGGTTCTAAAATTCTTGTAAGATGTATAAAAGATGGTAAGTATTGCAGAAAAGTTTTTTCTGTTAATGAAATATAA